CGGACGTCCCGGTCCCGGAACCGCTGGATCACCAGGCCCACCAGTGCGACGTAGGCGGCCGTGACCAGGAAGGCGAGCCACCGTGGGACGTTCGCCGCCGTGTAGGCGGTGACCAGCACGACGGCTCCGACGGCCAGGGCGGCGCCGTAGGCGATCCGGGTCCAGTGCAGCACGCGGATCACGGTAGCCGCGTGCGTCAATCCGCCAGCAGTTCGCGTACCCGCGGGATGACCCGCGTGCCGTACAGCTCGATCGAGCGGCACATCACGTCGTGCGGCAGCGTGCCGTTGGAGTACTTCAGGTCGAACCGCTGGATGCCGAGCGCCGTGACGGTCCGGGCGATCTTCTGGGCGACCGTCTCCGGCGAGCCGACGTGCAGCGCGCCCTCGGCGATGTCCGAGTCGAAGCGCCGGCGGGTCATCGGCGGCCAGCCGCGCTCCCGGCCGATCCGGTCCATGATCACGCGCAGGTGCGGCCAGAGCGTGTCCGCGGCCTCCTGGTCGGTCTCCGCGACGAACCCGGGCGCGTGCACCGCGACCGGCAGCGTCGGCGCGCCCAGCTCGCTCAGTGCCCGGTGGTACAGCTCGACGTACGGCGCGAACCGGGCCGGCTCACCGCCGATGATCGCCAGCACCAGCGGCAGTTTGTACGACGCGGCGCGCACCACCGACTCCGGGCTGCCGCCGACACCGATCCACGTGCTGATCCGCCCGGACTCCGTCTTCGGGTAGACCTCCTGCTTGTCCAGCGCGGCCCGGACCGTCCCGGACCAGGTCACCGGGCCCTCGTCGAGCAGGTGGGCCATCAGGTCCAGCTTTTCCGAGAACAGCTTCTCGTAGTCGCGCAGCTCGAACCCGAACAGCGGGAACGACTCGGTGAACGAGCCGCGCCCCAGGGTGATCTCCGCGCGCCCGTTCGACACCGCGTCCAGCGTGGCGAACCGCTCGAACACGCGCACCGGGTCGTCGGAGCTGAGCACGGTCACGGCCGTACCCAGCTTGATCGTCGAGGTGCGCGCGGCGATCGCGGCCAGCACGATCTCCGGCGCGGACACCGCGAAGTCGTCCCGGTGGTGCTCACCGACGCCGAACGCGTCCACCCCCACCCGCTCGGCCAGCACGGCCTGCTCCACCACGTCCCGGATGACCTGCGCGTACGGCAACCGCTTCCCGTCCGGGCCGGCCGTCACGTCGCCGAAGGTGTCCAGCCCGAATTCCACGCTCTGCTCCTCGTTCACGCGGCCCAGTCAACCGTTCGATTCCCGGCACCTGCAAATCCAGATCAAACGCATGCACCGGTACGAATCTCGCGCGCCGGATTCCGTACCGCGGCAACGGTTTTAGGGTGGTGTTCATGTCTCTCGATGTGATCAGATCATCACTGCCCGCGTTGCTCGCCCGGTTCACCGTGCCCGGCGCGGTGCTGGCGGTGTCCACGGGCGGTGAACGGTTCGCGCTCGCGCACGGCGTGCTCAACACGCGGACCGGCGTCGAGGCCACCACCGACTCGCTCTTCCAGGTCGGTTCGATCACCAAGGTGTGGACCACCACGCTCGTCATGCAGCTGGCCGGCGAGGGCCTGCTCGAACTGGACGCCCCGGTCCGCACCTACCTGCCGTCGTTCCGGCTCGGCTCCGACGAGGCCGCCGCGACCGTGACGATCCGCCACCTGCTCTGCCACACCGGCGGTTTCGAGGGCGACCTGTTCACCGACACCGGCCGCGGCGACGACTGCGTGGCCCGGTTCGTCGACACGCTCGGCGACACCCCGCAGCTCTTCCCGCCCGGCACCATGCTGTCCTACAACAACGCCGGTTTCGCCGTGCTCGGCCGGATCGTCGAGGTGCTGCGCGGCCGCCCGTTCGACGTCTGCCTGCGCGAGTCGATCGCCACCCCGCTCGGCATCACCGAACTCGCCACCGACCCGTACGAGGCGATCCTGCACCGCACCGCCGTCGGCCACATCGCCCCGTCCCGCGGCGCCCCGCTCGCCCCCGCCACCGTCTGGTCGCTGCCGCGCTCCAACGCACCGGCCGGCAGCATGCTCGCGATGAGCGCCGGCGACCTGCTCACCTTCGCCCGCATGCACATGTCCGGCGGCGACGGCCTGCTCTCCCCGGACGGCGTCAAGGCCATGCAGCAGCGCGCCGCCGACCGCCCCGCCCCCGGCCTGCCCGGCAGCGGCTGGGGCCTCGGCTGGGAAATCATGAACGACACCGGCACGGTCATCGGCCACGACGGCGGCACCATAGGCCAGGCCGCGTTCCTCCGCGTCATCCCCGACCGCGACGTCGCCGTCGCCCTCCTCACCAACGGCGGCGACGCCGCCTCGCTCTACCACGCCGTGGTCCCCCCACTGATCGAGGAACTGACCGGCATCACCCTCCCCCCACCCGCCCAGGTCCCCACCCCCACCCCCGCCCCCACCGCCCCGTCCGACGCCACCCGCTACCTCGGCACCTACTCCTCCCGCGTCGCCGACCTCACGGTCACCCAGGACCCGGCCGGCCGCCTCTGGCTCCACGACGCCCCCAAGGGCATCTTCACCGAACTCGGCCCACCCGCCCCACCCCAGGAACTCGTCCGCCTCACCGGCGACACCATGATCGTCCGCACCCACCCCGCCACCGCCCACCCCGTCTACGCCTTCATCGGCGACGACGGCCACGGCCACGCCCTCTTCCTCCACGGCGGCCGCGCCACCAGACGCACCCCCCACCACCACTGACCCTCCCGCCCCTTCCTCCCGAGCCCCACCCGCACACTCCCGCCGCCTCGGCACGCCAGGGCGCCTCCCCGGCGTGCCGAGAAGGCTTTTGGGCGCCCATGCGGTCGTCGGTGCCGCTGGTATCCCGCGCACATCGGTGAATTGCGGCGGCACTTGCTGACCGTCGCTCAACATGACTTTCGATGCGCCTCATTCAGGGCGGCCGCGCCGCCATTCCGGAACCAACTCCCATCCGCGGAACAGTCGCACCGAAAACGGAACCCCAAGAAAGTCGCACCACCGTGAGCGCCAACTTTCCGTGTTCGGTATTCCGGCCATTTCTTCTGATGCGTAAGCGATATTCGCCACTGTGGGCCGGATGTCGCTCCCGGGTCATCGTCGTTGCCGAATAAATTTGCCTGCAGGTCGCGATCATCGGCGATCGGTCGAGCTGGTCGGGGCCACGCGGAAGCATAAATCGGGCCGACTTCGAATCGGTCGGGGCAATAACCGCCGAATCACCCTCACCGGCGGCGGCACGCGCCCGGCGACCGGGCTGCACGGCGCCTGTCCCCGTCGCGCGCGTCCGACCACGACCACGACGCAGTGCGACGCAGGCGATGCTGCCCGGGGAATTCTGCCGCTTGCTTGGCCCACTGTCGCGTAAGGACGCCTGCGGCGCGCTGAGCGTGCGGTCAAGCAGGGCGTCTGCGGCATGGCCGGCGTGCGGGTGCCTGCTGCGCGCTGCGCATGGTCAGGCAAGGGCGTCCGTGGCGCGCTGGGTGCGTGGCCGGGCGGGGGTGTCTGCGGTGCGCTGGGTGCGTGGCCGGGCGGGGGTGTCTGCGGTGCGCTGGGTGCGTGGCCGGGCGGGGGTGTCTGCGGTGCGCTGGGTGCGTGGCCGGGCGAGGGTGTCTGCGGCGCGCTGGGTCCGTGGTCAGGCGAAAGTGTCTGCGGCGTTCGGGGTTCGCGTTCGCGTGCGGGCGCCCGCGACGCGCTGAGCGTGCGGTC
This genomic window from Catenuloplanes niger contains:
- a CDS encoding LLM class flavin-dependent oxidoreductase, whose protein sequence is MNEEQSVEFGLDTFGDVTAGPDGKRLPYAQVIRDVVEQAVLAERVGVDAFGVGEHHRDDFAVSAPEIVLAAIAARTSTIKLGTAVTVLSSDDPVRVFERFATLDAVSNGRAEITLGRGSFTESFPLFGFELRDYEKLFSEKLDLMAHLLDEGPVTWSGTVRAALDKQEVYPKTESGRISTWIGVGGSPESVVRAASYKLPLVLAIIGGEPARFAPYVELYHRALSELGAPTLPVAVHAPGFVAETDQEAADTLWPHLRVIMDRIGRERGWPPMTRRRFDSDIAEGALHVGSPETVAQKIARTVTALGIQRFDLKYSNGTLPHDVMCRSIELYGTRVIPRVRELLAD
- a CDS encoding serine hydrolase domain-containing protein codes for the protein MSLDVIRSSLPALLARFTVPGAVLAVSTGGERFALAHGVLNTRTGVEATTDSLFQVGSITKVWTTTLVMQLAGEGLLELDAPVRTYLPSFRLGSDEAAATVTIRHLLCHTGGFEGDLFTDTGRGDDCVARFVDTLGDTPQLFPPGTMLSYNNAGFAVLGRIVEVLRGRPFDVCLRESIATPLGITELATDPYEAILHRTAVGHIAPSRGAPLAPATVWSLPRSNAPAGSMLAMSAGDLLTFARMHMSGGDGLLSPDGVKAMQQRAADRPAPGLPGSGWGLGWEIMNDTGTVIGHDGGTIGQAAFLRVIPDRDVAVALLTNGGDAASLYHAVVPPLIEELTGITLPPPAQVPTPTPAPTAPSDATRYLGTYSSRVADLTVTQDPAGRLWLHDAPKGIFTELGPPAPPQELVRLTGDTMIVRTHPATAHPVYAFIGDDGHGHALFLHGGRATRRTPHHH